The following coding sequences are from one Deinococcus betulae window:
- a CDS encoding 3'(2'),5'-bisphosphate nucleotidase CysQ → MTTFSSDLLAPEQRAAERLAREAGALLLSHLRAGLTVEHKTSADDPVTAADREASALITRSLAQAFPDDGLLSEEEADSPERLTRRRVWIIDPIDGTKEFSTGSPDYCVSIGLAVNGEAVLGVVYAPATHELFVGVVGAGVTLNGQPVPPAAAGPEWRVAVSDTEHSRELHAVPLPGMVPSGSIALKLARIAAGQADVTFTMSPRSEWDIAAGHALLRAAGGDLRRRDGRPVRYNQPRPHIEQGLIGGQPGALAWLDGALSAHRLPTAHLGLTPADPAWSLLGAADQEALAEHPGVFIRHAGGEVLALLVMDLPTRRVERAEGDAFHLERLTRDVTRALGTVQPGPEASPPRD, encoded by the coding sequence ATGACGACGTTTTCTTCTGACCTCCTGGCCCCTGAGCAAAGAGCCGCCGAGCGGCTGGCGCGCGAGGCCGGCGCGCTGCTGCTCTCGCACCTGCGCGCGGGCCTGACCGTGGAACACAAGACCAGCGCCGACGACCCGGTCACCGCTGCTGACCGCGAGGCCTCTGCGCTGATTACGCGCAGCCTGGCGCAGGCTTTTCCGGATGACGGCCTGCTGTCAGAAGAGGAGGCCGACAGCCCCGAGCGCCTGACCCGTAGGCGGGTCTGGATCATTGACCCCATTGACGGCACCAAGGAGTTTTCCACCGGCAGTCCCGACTACTGCGTCAGTATCGGCCTGGCCGTAAACGGTGAGGCCGTGCTGGGCGTGGTCTATGCCCCCGCCACCCATGAGCTGTTTGTGGGGGTAGTGGGTGCCGGCGTGACCCTGAATGGTCAACCCGTGCCCCCGGCGGCGGCTGGCCCGGAGTGGCGGGTGGCGGTGTCGGACACCGAGCACAGCCGCGAACTGCACGCTGTGCCGCTGCCCGGCATGGTGCCCAGCGGCAGCATTGCCCTGAAGCTGGCCCGCATTGCCGCTGGTCAGGCCGACGTGACCTTTACCATGTCGCCGCGCAGCGAGTGGGATATTGCCGCCGGGCACGCTCTGCTGCGCGCCGCTGGGGGCGACCTGCGCCGCCGCGACGGGCGCCCGGTTCGCTACAACCAGCCGCGCCCGCACATCGAGCAGGGGCTGATCGGTGGGCAACCCGGCGCCCTGGCGTGGCTGGACGGCGCGCTGAGCGCCCACCGCCTGCCCACCGCCCACCTGGGGCTGACCCCTGCCGACCCGGCCTGGTCATTGCTGGGCGCAGCGGATCAGGAGGCACTGGCGGAGCACCCTGGCGTGTTCATACGCCATGCCGGGGGCGAGGTGCTGGCGCTGCTGGTCATGGACCTGCCGACCCGCCGGGTCGAGCGCGCGGAGGGCGACGCCTTTCATCTGGAGCGGCTGACCCGTGACGTGACCCGCGCGCTGGGCACGGTGCAGCCGGGGCCGGAGGCGAGCCCTCCACGTGACTGA
- a CDS encoding GNAT family N-acetyltransferase, with amino-acid sequence MTEAAPGVPRVSLKPVLDFTPPEWRALHGFFRSRELADWNDARPIRMPEWLFRRVMQDEERTGERAGFGVLDEAGQLIGSAELYDLRPPPPLTPTAATLGVMIGLPALWGQGYGRAAVGALVRWAFEERDTPLTRIRLTTFAHNRRAQRAFAACGFHEVGRTTRPGRTDVHMELTRQAWLTAQGEAGES; translated from the coding sequence GTGACTGAAGCCGCGCCAGGAGTGCCGCGCGTGAGCCTCAAGCCGGTGCTGGACTTCACGCCGCCGGAGTGGCGCGCGCTGCACGGATTTTTTCGCAGCCGCGAACTGGCCGACTGGAACGACGCCCGGCCCATCCGCATGCCGGAATGGCTGTTTCGCCGCGTCATGCAGGACGAGGAACGTACCGGCGAGCGCGCTGGCTTCGGCGTGCTGGACGAGGCCGGCCAGCTGATCGGCAGCGCCGAACTGTACGACCTGCGCCCGCCGCCCCCGCTGACCCCCACCGCCGCCACCCTGGGCGTCATGATTGGGCTGCCGGCGCTGTGGGGGCAGGGCTACGGCCGCGCCGCGGTGGGAGCGCTGGTGCGCTGGGCCTTTGAGGAACGCGACACGCCGCTGACCCGTATTCGCCTGACGACCTTTGCCCACAACCGCCGCGCGCAGCGGGCCTTCGCCGCCTGCGGTTTTCACGAGGTGGGCCGCACCACTCGCCCCGGCCGCACCGACGTCCATATGGAGCTGACCCGGCAGGCCTGGCTGACAGCGCAGGGCGAGGCTGGTGAGAGTTGA
- a CDS encoding D-2-hydroxyacid dehydrogenase: protein MRVLVPDLPEFRALAAHDEGGVPGVDLAFYTRTEVPEGAADGAVLWLTGPDTRARLLAAPGLTWALTLTAGIEHVQGQLPEGVALYNASRLHSHAVAVHALAGMLAASRGLHLFRDAQARREWAPPPSPGQSGLATLDSARVVLWGHGHIGRELEAVLTPHGAEVSGIRSDTSEAERDELLSQADWVVLLLPQTPETKGIVNADVLARLNPSAWLCNVGRGGLVVTADLVAALEAGHLGGAVLDVTDPEPLPADHPLWTLPNVILTPHIASTTADLVARGAALTRDFLIDLQQGRDPEGRVEPGQAY from the coding sequence ATGCGTGTTCTTGTTCCCGACCTGCCCGAATTCCGTGCCCTGGCGGCCCACGATGAGGGCGGCGTCCCTGGCGTGGACCTCGCGTTCTATACCCGTACCGAGGTGCCTGAAGGGGCGGCGGACGGCGCGGTGCTGTGGCTGACTGGCCCGGACACCCGCGCCCGGTTGCTGGCGGCGCCGGGACTGACCTGGGCGCTGACCCTGACGGCGGGCATCGAGCATGTGCAGGGGCAGTTGCCAGAGGGGGTGGCACTGTATAACGCCAGCCGCCTGCACAGCCACGCGGTGGCGGTACACGCGCTCGCCGGCATGCTGGCAGCGTCACGCGGCCTGCACCTCTTCCGGGACGCTCAGGCCCGCCGCGAGTGGGCGCCCCCGCCTTCGCCGGGGCAGTCGGGGCTGGCCACCCTGGACAGCGCGCGGGTCGTGCTGTGGGGACACGGGCACATTGGCCGCGAGTTGGAGGCGGTGCTCACGCCGCACGGCGCCGAGGTCAGCGGGATTCGCAGCGACACCTCTGAAGCCGAGCGCGACGAACTGCTGTCGCAGGCCGACTGGGTGGTCCTGCTGCTGCCGCAGACGCCAGAGACAAAGGGCATTGTGAACGCCGATGTGCTGGCCCGGCTGAACCCCAGCGCGTGGCTGTGCAACGTGGGGCGCGGCGGCCTGGTCGTCACGGCCGACTTAGTGGCGGCGCTGGAGGCTGGCCACCTGGGCGGCGCGGTGCTGGACGTGACCGACCCCGAGCCGCTGCCCGCTGACCACCCGCTGTGGACCCTGCCAAACGTCATTCTGACCCCCCACATTGCCAGCACCACCGCCGACCTCGTGGCGCGAGGTGCCGCGCTGACCCGCGACTTTCTGATTGACCTGCAACAGGGCCGCGACCCCGAAGGCCGCGTGGAGCCGGGCCAGGCGTACTGA
- the mnmA gene encoding tRNA 2-thiouridine(34) synthase MnmA, producing the protein MSAPAPLPQPVPSPATAAGERVLCAMSGGVDSSVTAALLKDQGYQVVGAMMRFWPDDKRVDTFDTCCSPDAAYEARRVAEQVGVPFYLLDYREQFQRHIVGPFLDEYSKGRTPNPCVNCNTKVKFDELVKKAKMLGCRYVATGHYVKRVENAAGEVEFWRGDDPRKDQTYFLWGTPRDALPYILFPVGELEKPRVREIAEERGLLTARKPESQNICFVPGKVQDFVAEHLPQAQGYIREIASGEVVGEHLGTQFYTLGQKKGLGLYQTHRVRHVVHLDPATNTVWVGDHDECLWPGLRASSANYLVDLAELPQELEVQVRYRTAPVKARVVRADEHGFELAFAEPQFAVAPGQSAVLYAGPRLLGGGLIEDHTRDLPPLKPVPKKRPAVQLS; encoded by the coding sequence ATGAGCGCGCCTGCCCCTCTGCCCCAGCCGGTTCCCTCTCCTGCCACAGCCGCCGGGGAGCGCGTGCTGTGCGCCATGTCCGGCGGGGTGGACAGCAGCGTGACGGCGGCGCTGCTCAAGGACCAGGGCTATCAGGTGGTGGGCGCCATGATGCGTTTCTGGCCCGACGACAAGCGGGTGGACACGTTCGACACCTGCTGCTCGCCCGACGCCGCCTATGAGGCCCGGCGCGTGGCCGAACAGGTGGGCGTGCCGTTTTACCTGCTGGATTACCGCGAGCAGTTTCAGCGCCACATCGTCGGGCCGTTTCTGGATGAATACAGTAAGGGGCGCACGCCCAATCCCTGCGTGAACTGCAACACCAAGGTCAAGTTTGACGAGCTGGTGAAAAAAGCCAAGATGCTGGGCTGCCGCTACGTGGCGACCGGGCATTACGTAAAGCGCGTGGAAAATGCGGCGGGCGAGGTGGAGTTCTGGCGGGGCGACGACCCCCGCAAGGACCAGACGTATTTCCTGTGGGGCACCCCGCGCGACGCGCTGCCGTACATTCTGTTTCCGGTGGGCGAGCTGGAAAAGCCGCGCGTGCGTGAAATTGCGGAGGAACGCGGCCTGCTGACCGCCCGCAAACCCGAAAGCCAAAACATCTGCTTCGTGCCGGGCAAGGTGCAGGACTTTGTGGCCGAGCATCTGCCCCAGGCCCAGGGCTACATCCGCGAGATTGCCAGCGGCGAGGTCGTGGGCGAACACCTGGGCACTCAGTTTTACACCCTGGGCCAGAAAAAGGGTCTGGGCCTGTACCAGACCCACCGCGTCCGGCATGTGGTTCACCTGGACCCGGCCACCAACACGGTCTGGGTGGGCGACCACGACGAGTGCCTGTGGCCAGGGCTGCGCGCCAGCAGCGCGAACTATCTGGTGGACCTAGCCGAATTGCCGCAGGAGCTAGAGGTGCAGGTGCGCTACCGCACGGCGCCTGTCAAAGCGCGCGTGGTGCGGGCCGATGAGCACGGCTTTGAGCTGGCCTTTGCTGAGCCTCAGTTTGCCGTGGCCCCTGGCCAGAGCGCCGTGCTGTACGCCGGACCGCGCCTGCTGGGCGGCGGGCTGATTGAAGACCACACCCGCGACCTGCCGCCCCTAAAGCCCGTCCCGAAGAAGCGTCCCGCTGTACAGCTGAGCTGA
- a CDS encoding sterol desaturase family protein, with translation MVDLLQKAVPIFVLSLLIEWAAYYFLRDDHDGDGTDPKKGYALRDTATSLSMGVGNLLINVVWKGVVVTIYAALYELTPLRLPPGAWWVWVLLFFLDDFAYYWFHRISHEVRLFWASHVVHHSSQHYNLSTALRQTWVPMTALPFWLPLALLGFEPWMILLAQSWNLLYQFFVHTERVGRLPRLIEYVFSTPSHHRAHHGSNDVYLDKNYAGILMLWDRLLGTFQPETERVRYGLVQNIHTHNPVGVAFHEFAALWRDVRHARGWRERLNYLLRPPGWKP, from the coding sequence GTGGTTGACCTGCTGCAAAAGGCCGTGCCCATCTTCGTGCTGTCACTGCTGATCGAGTGGGCCGCCTACTATTTTCTGCGGGACGACCATGATGGGGACGGCACCGACCCCAAGAAGGGCTACGCTCTGCGCGACACTGCCACCAGCCTGAGCATGGGCGTGGGCAATCTGCTTATCAACGTGGTCTGGAAAGGCGTGGTGGTGACCATCTACGCCGCGCTGTACGAATTAACCCCGCTGCGGCTGCCGCCGGGCGCCTGGTGGGTGTGGGTCCTGCTGTTCTTTCTGGACGACTTCGCCTACTACTGGTTTCACCGCATCAGCCACGAGGTGCGCCTGTTCTGGGCCAGCCACGTCGTTCACCATTCCAGCCAGCATTACAACCTGTCCACGGCGCTGCGCCAGACCTGGGTGCCCATGACCGCGCTGCCCTTCTGGCTGCCGCTGGCCCTGCTGGGCTTCGAGCCGTGGATGATTTTGCTGGCCCAGTCGTGGAACCTGCTGTACCAGTTCTTCGTTCATACCGAGCGCGTGGGGCGCCTGCCCCGCCTGATTGAGTACGTGTTCAGCACCCCCAGCCACCACCGCGCCCACCACGGCAGCAACGACGTGTATCTGGATAAAAATTACGCGGGCATCCTGATGCTCTGGGACCGCCTGCTGGGCACCTTTCAGCCTGAAACCGAGCGGGTGCGCTACGGGCTGGTGCAGAACATTCACACTCATAACCCCGTCGGCGTGGCCTTCCATGAATTTGCGGCCCTGTGGCGCGACGTTCGGCACGCACGCGGCTGGCGCGAGCGCCTGAACTACCTGTTGCGCCCGCCCGGCTGGAAACCGTGA
- a CDS encoding GntR family transcriptional regulator — translation MTLPLRPALHAEDTMLSRLLDGTYPPGSLLPAERELAASLGVTRPTLREALQRLARDGLLEIRQGKPTRVRHPEEGGLRVLAHLSRTGDLGNLVPQLLDLRAALLPHWMAAVRDPARLQAHLAAPPATEAPEDFTAFDWTVQHLAAEGSGNPLAPLLLGAFHEVYGRAGPLYFAAPAARERARDHYRALHAALALGPAAARQVALTTALDSVALWQEAARG, via the coding sequence ATGACCCTGCCCCTGCGCCCCGCCCTGCACGCTGAAGACACGATGCTGTCGCGCCTACTGGACGGCACCTACCCACCCGGCAGCCTGCTGCCCGCCGAGCGCGAACTGGCTGCCAGCCTGGGCGTCACCCGCCCGACCCTGCGCGAAGCCCTTCAGCGCCTGGCCAGAGACGGCCTGCTGGAGATTCGCCAGGGAAAACCCACCCGCGTGCGGCACCCGGAAGAAGGGGGCCTGCGGGTTCTGGCCCACCTCTCGCGCACGGGCGACCTGGGCAACCTGGTGCCGCAGCTGCTGGACCTGCGCGCCGCGCTGCTGCCGCACTGGATGGCCGCTGTGCGCGACCCGGCCCGCTTGCAGGCCCACCTGGCCGCCCCCCCGGCCACCGAAGCCCCCGAGGACTTCACTGCCTTTGACTGGACGGTGCAGCACCTGGCCGCCGAGGGCAGCGGCAATCCTCTGGCGCCGCTGCTGCTGGGCGCCTTTCATGAGGTCTACGGGCGGGCCGGGCCGCTGTACTTCGCCGCCCCCGCCGCCCGCGAGCGCGCCCGTGACCACTACCGCGCCCTGCACGCCGCCCTGGCACTGGGACCAGCCGCCGCGCGCCAGGTGGCCCTGACCACCGCGCTGGACAGCGTGGCACTGTGGCAGGAGGCGGCCCGTGGTTGA
- the lysA gene encoding diaminopimelate decarboxylase: MTIPDSALHAAAQTYGTPLYVYDAAELDAALARVRAAFGGAQVYYAMKANPNLSLLRRLHASGVGFECVSAGELARAAHAGAGGEQVLVNGPAKTAQEYAEGGRLGATFILDREEEVGLLPPASRALVRVNPALKVSTHDHLATGAASSKFGVTLDQAPRVLQALRDAGHEALGLHVHIGSAIRDAGDFTAAFARLSALRPHTGPLAVLDAGGGWSLDADLHGIARAAHEAAAAFGARLWVEPGRYLVAGAGTLLTRVVGTKVTGRPFALVDAGMTELLRPMLYGAQHPVRPLWSRPGTGPWDLAGPACESGDLLARGVPLAAPQPGDLLAIDEAGAYGAAMSSTYLTRPRPAEVLYEGGAWRVIRGRETSQDIWRLEEDMV; the protein is encoded by the coding sequence GTGACGATTCCCGACTCTGCCCTGCATGCCGCAGCCCAGACCTACGGCACGCCCCTGTACGTCTATGACGCCGCCGAACTGGACGCCGCCCTGGCCCGCGTGCGGGCGGCGTTCGGGGGCGCGCAGGTGTATTACGCCATGAAGGCCAACCCCAACCTGAGCCTGCTGCGCCGCCTGCACGCCTCGGGTGTGGGCTTCGAGTGCGTCAGTGCCGGAGAACTGGCCCGCGCCGCCCATGCCGGCGCAGGCGGCGAGCAGGTGCTGGTTAACGGTCCGGCCAAAACGGCCCAGGAATACGCCGAGGGCGGGCGGCTGGGTGCCACTTTCATTCTGGACCGGGAAGAGGAGGTGGGGCTGCTGCCCCCCGCCTCACGGGCGCTGGTGCGGGTCAACCCGGCCCTGAAGGTCAGCACGCACGACCACCTGGCCACCGGGGCCGCCAGCAGCAAGTTCGGGGTGACTCTCGATCAGGCGCCGCGCGTCCTCCAGGCCCTGCGGGACGCCGGGCACGAGGCCCTGGGGCTCCACGTGCATATCGGCAGCGCGATTCGGGACGCCGGGGACTTCACGGCTGCCTTCGCGCGGCTGAGCGCCCTGCGCCCGCACACGGGGCCACTGGCGGTGCTGGACGCCGGGGGGGGCTGGAGCCTGGACGCCGATCTACACGGCATCGCCCGTGCCGCCCACGAAGCCGCCGCCGCTTTCGGCGCCCGGCTATGGGTCGAACCGGGGCGCTATCTGGTGGCAGGGGCCGGCACGCTGCTGACCCGCGTGGTGGGCACTAAGGTCACGGGCCGCCCCTTTGCCCTGGTAGACGCCGGCATGACTGAACTGCTGCGCCCCATGCTGTACGGCGCGCAGCATCCGGTCCGGCCCCTGTGGTCGCGCCCTGGCACCGGCCCCTGGGACCTGGCTGGCCCCGCCTGTGAAAGCGGCGATCTGCTGGCGCGGGGCGTGCCGCTGGCGGCGCCGCAGCCTGGCGACCTCCTGGCCATTGACGAGGCTGGAGCCTACGGCGCCGCCATGAGCAGCACCTACCTGACCCGCCCGCGCCCCGCCGAGGTGCTGTACGAGGGTGGCGCGTGGAGGGTGATTCGCGGGCGCGAGACGTCGCAGGACATCTGGCGGTTAGAAGAGGACATGGTGTGA
- a CDS encoding nuclease-related domain-containing protein: protein MIVKELEPQQFTDPLRRAGYEAERQMAFYLKRAFGEDPRKFVFHNLRLERKGEVAQLDHLVLHRYGLVVVESKSVAGQVSINEQGEWTRWWNRQGRGMASPVLQARRQLDLLLALLTDHTTELMDRSLLGLKQRTFSGVRRDVLVAISDGGRITRKRDVPELVKADQIPDRVKSLIEREAEKTFGTFGLTEAELTRIQAFLRAQHTPAEAAPEPPQRSASGAPVRTSQERQAQARPQPPVRCRDCQSTHLSVQYGKYSYYLKCGDCSGNTPAKPVCGQCGQPARLSKAGLQFTATCSGGHRWPYWTNPG from the coding sequence ATGATCGTCAAAGAGCTGGAACCGCAGCAGTTCACTGATCCCCTGCGCCGGGCAGGTTATGAGGCCGAGCGGCAGATGGCCTTTTATCTGAAAAGGGCCTTTGGTGAGGACCCGCGCAAATTCGTTTTTCATAATCTGCGTCTGGAGCGAAAAGGCGAGGTCGCGCAACTGGACCACCTCGTGCTGCACCGGTACGGCCTGGTGGTGGTTGAAAGCAAGAGTGTGGCGGGCCAGGTCAGCATCAACGAGCAGGGGGAATGGACCCGCTGGTGGAACCGCCAGGGGCGCGGTATGGCCTCGCCGGTCTTGCAGGCGCGGCGGCAACTTGATTTACTCCTGGCCCTGCTGACTGACCACACCACAGAGCTGATGGACCGCTCTTTGCTGGGCCTCAAGCAGCGGACCTTTTCAGGTGTCAGGCGGGACGTGCTGGTGGCTATTTCCGATGGGGGCCGCATTACCCGCAAGCGGGACGTGCCCGAACTGGTCAAGGCCGACCAGATCCCAGACCGCGTTAAGAGCCTTATTGAACGGGAGGCTGAAAAAACTTTCGGCACCTTCGGCCTGACCGAAGCAGAGCTGACGCGCATACAGGCGTTTCTACGCGCCCAGCACACTCCGGCTGAGGCCGCCCCCGAGCCGCCGCAGCGCTCTGCCTCTGGCGCGCCGGTTCGCACCTCGCAGGAGCGGCAGGCGCAGGCCCGCCCGCAGCCCCCGGTGAGGTGCCGCGACTGTCAGTCCACCCACCTCAGCGTGCAGTACGGCAAATACAGCTACTACCTGAAGTGCGGCGACTGTTCGGGCAATACGCCCGCCAAACCGGTCTGTGGCCAGTGCGGTCAGCCGGCCCGTCTCAGCAAGGCGGGGCTACAGTTCACGGCCACCTGTTCCGGCGGACACCGCTGGCCTTACTGGACAAACCCCGGCTGA
- a CDS encoding phospholipase A2, whose product MRRTLVPAVILSALLAACGQTAPQTAATGSEVSAYAARPELQDADSQAILARYGNDPELLKSLQEAYGERPTVLSLPAVPALTGLDYASDRLAYVKRVGWGTVSNYNGQYSAYAGTSSPYTGLDWSRDGCSAPDGLGLGYREDFRPACNVHDFGYRNLKVYQRTDANRKTTDEAFHTNMKTICAAKSWYARPACVSAAYAYYQAVRVGGSGSF is encoded by the coding sequence ATGCGCCGAACCCTGGTTCCCGCCGTTATCCTTTCTGCCCTTCTTGCCGCCTGTGGTCAGACCGCACCTCAGACGGCGGCCACCGGCAGTGAGGTCAGCGCCTACGCCGCCCGCCCCGAACTGCAGGACGCCGACAGCCAGGCGATTCTGGCGCGCTACGGCAATGACCCCGAGCTGCTGAAGTCCCTGCAAGAAGCCTACGGCGAGCGGCCTACAGTCCTGAGCCTGCCTGCTGTACCGGCCCTGACGGGGCTGGACTACGCTAGCGACCGCCTGGCGTATGTCAAGCGCGTGGGCTGGGGCACGGTGAGCAACTACAACGGCCAGTACAGCGCCTATGCGGGCACGTCCTCGCCCTACACCGGTCTGGACTGGAGCCGCGACGGCTGCAGCGCCCCCGACGGCCTGGGCCTGGGCTACCGCGAGGATTTCCGCCCGGCATGCAACGTCCATGACTTCGGCTACCGCAACCTCAAGGTGTACCAGCGCACCGACGCCAACCGCAAAACCACCGACGAGGCCTTTCACACCAACATGAAGACCATCTGCGCGGCCAAGAGCTGGTATGCCCGCCCGGCCTGCGTCAGCGCGGCCTATGCGTACTACCAGGCTGTGCGCGTGGGCGGCAGCGGCAGCTTCTAA
- a CDS encoding TetR/AcrR family transcriptional regulator has translation MTVPPVTAPADTTRARIQQEAARLFVQSGYHGVSMREVAEAVGVTKPALYHHYADKEALFLAMLDGTLAGLSRLVASAEAQVGIRLQLDTLVYELLATAPEQRVGLQLAGELRHVSPERRAAFEQAYRRVWVGGLSALFEAASARGELRGDIAPSTLARAFLALTYPLVTGAPAADPQGTARALLAVFLDGAAAHT, from the coding sequence ATGACCGTTCCGCCCGTGACTGCGCCTGCCGACACCACCCGCGCCCGTATTCAGCAGGAAGCCGCGCGGCTGTTTGTGCAGAGCGGTTACCACGGGGTCAGCATGCGTGAGGTCGCCGAGGCGGTGGGCGTGACCAAGCCAGCCCTGTACCACCACTACGCCGACAAGGAAGCGCTGTTCCTGGCCATGCTGGACGGCACGCTGGCGGGGCTGAGCCGCCTGGTGGCCTCGGCTGAGGCGCAGGTGGGCATCCGCCTGCAACTGGACACCCTGGTCTACGAACTGCTGGCTACCGCCCCCGAGCAGCGCGTGGGCCTGCAACTGGCCGGCGAACTGCGCCACGTTTCGCCCGAGCGCCGCGCGGCCTTTGAGCAGGCCTACCGCCGGGTCTGGGTGGGCGGCCTGAGTGCCCTCTTTGAAGCTGCTTCGGCGCGCGGCGAGCTGCGCGGTGACATCGCGCCCTCCACACTGGCCCGCGCCTTTCTCGCCCTGACCTACCCGCTGGTCACAGGGGCGCCGGCCGCTGACCCCCAGGGCACCGCCCGCGCGCTGCTGGCCGTCTTTCTGGATGGCGCTGCTGCTCACACTTGA
- a CDS encoding TerC family protein: MMETMFGWISQPEAWLAFGTLLLLEVVLGIDNVIFISILAGKLPPEQQQRARTIGLLGAMMMRLGLLFSITWIYRLKDDLFSVFGQGFSGRDLILIFGGLFLLYKAVKEMHEQLEGPGAHDAGPTAGKVAGANFAAIIGQIMLLDIVFSLDSVITAVGMADDIGVMVAAVVVTVMIMLVAARPIGDFVQAHPTVKMLALAFLLLIGVNLIADGFGFKIPKGYTYFAMGFAIAVEMLNLRARRGKPVSLHESGRHPDAS, from the coding sequence CTGATGGAAACCATGTTCGGTTGGATCTCCCAGCCGGAAGCCTGGTTGGCTTTCGGCACCCTGCTGCTGCTTGAAGTGGTGCTGGGCATCGACAATGTCATCTTTATCTCGATTCTGGCGGGCAAGCTGCCCCCCGAGCAGCAGCAGCGGGCGCGCACCATCGGCCTGCTGGGCGCCATGATGATGCGCCTGGGTCTGCTGTTCTCGATCACCTGGATTTACCGCCTGAAAGACGACCTCTTTTCGGTCTTTGGGCAAGGGTTCAGTGGCCGCGACCTGATCCTGATTTTCGGCGGCCTCTTTCTGCTGTACAAGGCCGTCAAGGAGATGCACGAGCAGCTTGAGGGCCCCGGCGCCCACGACGCGGGGCCGACGGCGGGCAAGGTCGCCGGGGCCAATTTTGCGGCCATCATCGGGCAAATCATGCTGCTGGACATCGTGTTCAGCCTGGACTCGGTGATTACAGCGGTGGGCATGGCCGACGACATCGGCGTGATGGTGGCGGCAGTGGTCGTGACGGTGATGATTATGCTGGTGGCGGCGCGGCCCATCGGCGACTTTGTGCAGGCCCATCCCACCGTTAAGATGCTGGCCCTGGCCTTTCTCCTCCTGATTGGCGTGAACCTGATTGCCGACGGTTTTGGCTTCAAGATTCCCAAGGGGTACACGTACTTTGCGATGGGCTTTGCCATTGCCGTCGAGATGCTGAACCTGCGGGCGCGCCGGGGCAAGCCTGTGTCTCTGCACGAAAGCGGCCGTCACCCAGACGCCTCGTAG